A window of the Phaseolus vulgaris cultivar G19833 chromosome 5, P. vulgaris v2.0, whole genome shotgun sequence genome harbors these coding sequences:
- the LOC137835274 gene encoding thymidylate kinase isoform X1: MIYGTCVTAFKSQIFRALVLQKSLNSRVKFSSKCFPRKIRMENNLNSSIAGNKKESRGALVVLEGLDRSGKSSQCSRLVSFLEEQGISAELWRFPDRTTNVGQMISSYLTNTSQLDDHTIHLLFSANRWEKRSLMEAKLKTGKTLIVDRYSYSGVAFSSAKGLDIEWCKAPEIGLLAPDVVVYLDISPEKAAERGGYGGERYEKLEFQKKVADFYKVLHDVSWKVVDACQPMEDVEKQLQGIVLDCVTECWKGKLLSTLWSK, translated from the exons ATGATCTATGGAACTTGTGTCACAGCTTTCAAGTCACA gattTTCAGAGCACTAGTGTTGCAGAAGTCATTGAATTCTCGAGTAAAATTCTCCTCCAAGTGTTTTCCAAGGAAGATAAGAATGGAAAATAATCTTAATAGTAGCATAGCGGGAAACAAAAAGGAGTCTAGGGGTGCCTTGGTTGTCCTAGAAGGCTTGGATCGTTCTGGGAAATCTTCTCAGTGTAGCAGACTAGTGTCCTTCTTGGAGGAACAAGGGATCTCTGCTGAATTATGGAGATTTCCTGACAGAACTACAAATGTTGGGCAAATGATATCTTCTTATCTTACTAACACATCTCAGTTGGATGATCATACTATTCATCTCCTCTTCAGTGCTAATCGTTGGGAAAAGAG GTCATTAATGGAAGCAAAACTGAAAACTGGAAAAACTCTCATTGTTGACCGTTATTCTTATTCTGGGGTGGCTTTCTCATCTGCCAAGGGACTTGATATTGAGTGGTGCAAG gccCCCGAGATTGGTCTGCTGGCACCAGATGTGGTAGTATACCTTGACATATCTCCTGAG AAAGCTGCGGAAAGAGGAggttatggaggtgagagataTGAAAAGCTGGAGTTTCAGAAGAAAGTTGCTGATTTTTACAAAGTTCTTCATGATGTATCCTGGAAG GTTGTTGATGCTTGCCAACCCATGGAAGATGTGGAGAAACAGTTGCAAGGGATTGTACTTGATTGTGTAACAGAATGCTGGAAGGGGAAGCTTCTTTCCACCTTGTGGTCGAAGTAG
- the LOC137835274 gene encoding thymidylate kinase isoform X2 translates to MENNLNSSIAGNKKESRGALVVLEGLDRSGKSSQCSRLVSFLEEQGISAELWRFPDRTTNVGQMISSYLTNTSQLDDHTIHLLFSANRWEKRSLMEAKLKTGKTLIVDRYSYSGVAFSSAKGLDIEWCKAPEIGLLAPDVVVYLDISPEKAAERGGYGGERYEKLEFQKKVADFYKVLHDVSWKVVDACQPMEDVEKQLQGIVLDCVTECWKGKLLSTLWSK, encoded by the exons ATGGAAAATAATCTTAATAGTAGCATAGCGGGAAACAAAAAGGAGTCTAGGGGTGCCTTGGTTGTCCTAGAAGGCTTGGATCGTTCTGGGAAATCTTCTCAGTGTAGCAGACTAGTGTCCTTCTTGGAGGAACAAGGGATCTCTGCTGAATTATGGAGATTTCCTGACAGAACTACAAATGTTGGGCAAATGATATCTTCTTATCTTACTAACACATCTCAGTTGGATGATCATACTATTCATCTCCTCTTCAGTGCTAATCGTTGGGAAAAGAG GTCATTAATGGAAGCAAAACTGAAAACTGGAAAAACTCTCATTGTTGACCGTTATTCTTATTCTGGGGTGGCTTTCTCATCTGCCAAGGGACTTGATATTGAGTGGTGCAAG gccCCCGAGATTGGTCTGCTGGCACCAGATGTGGTAGTATACCTTGACATATCTCCTGAG AAAGCTGCGGAAAGAGGAggttatggaggtgagagataTGAAAAGCTGGAGTTTCAGAAGAAAGTTGCTGATTTTTACAAAGTTCTTCATGATGTATCCTGGAAG GTTGTTGATGCTTGCCAACCCATGGAAGATGTGGAGAAACAGTTGCAAGGGATTGTACTTGATTGTGTAACAGAATGCTGGAAGGGGAAGCTTCTTTCCACCTTGTGGTCGAAGTAG